The sequence below is a genomic window from Fusobacterium simiae.
AACTATTAACTATATATTCATTGTAATATTGAACAAGTGTTTTTAATACTTTATTTTCTTTTTTATCTAATTTCTCATACTCTAATTTAGCTTGATAATATTCTTTAAAAGATAATGGTAACATTTTTAATTCTATATAACGCCCACTTAAAAGAGTTGCTAACTCACTTGACATAAAATAAGCATTAGAACCTGTTATATATAAGTCAGTATTTTCTTTAATAAAAAGACTATCTACAACTTTTTCAAATTTATCTACATGTTGAATTTCATCTAAAAATATATAATTTTTTTTATCTTCAAGCATTTTAGATTTTATATACTCATAAAGTTTTTTATAATCTGTAAGTTCTTCATAATCCATATCCTCAAAATTGATAGATATAATTTGATTTTTTTCAACTCCATTTTTAAGTAAATAATCTTTATATATTTCAAAAAGAGTAGATTTTCCACATCTTCTTACCCCAGATACAACTTTTATTATCTGTTTGTCTTTTGAATTTATTAAAAAATCTAAATATTCTTTTCTATCTATTCTTATCATTTTAACACCTCATTTCTTTTCTAAAATTATATAATCTTTTTTATAAAAAATCAAATTTTTAGGAATAAAATCCATAAACTTTTTATTTTTATAAATTCAAGGAATATGTTCCTAATTTTTTTGAATTCTATATTTTTTAGGAATAAATTCCTAAAAATAAATAATATAAATTTAGATAATCTTATGAGATTTTTTTAATTATTGTAAATTAATATATTAATAATTACTGACAATAAGATTTTTTTATTTATTTCTTTTAATAACTTTAATTATGCAAATAGGATTTTCTCCAAACATCATAGTATATGGTCCAACTCTTTTAGCTCTACCAACAGTAACTGTTACTATTTCTATATCTTTGAAACCCTTTTCTCTTAAAATTTCTAAAGATTTAGATTGTGTTTCAAGAGTAATGCAATTAATTACAAGTATAGCTTCATCTTTTGCATAAGTTAAAAAATGGTTTATAATTTCTTCTATTCCACCAGTTGAACCACCAATAAACATTCTATCATAAGCTATATTGGGTATAGCCTCAGGTGCTTTTCCATGAATTAATTCAAAGTTAGTTAGATTAAATTTTTCTGCATTTAATTTTATTGTATCTAAACCTTTTTCTTCCTTTTCTATTGCATAAACTTTCCCTTGTGACATATAAGTTGCTGCCTCTATTCCTATTGTTCCTGTCCCAGCTCCTACATCAATTAAAATTGAATTAGGTTTCAACATAAGTTTAGCAATGGAGATTGCTCTTATTTCTTGCTTTGTCATTGGTAATTCTGTTTGGGTAAATTCTTTGTCATATATGTGCATTATTTAATTATCCTCTCTTTTATTATTTACTTTCTAAACCTACTAATTTATTTTCTAAAAATAAATTTAAGTTATTTTCAATAGCAGCAAAAAGTCTTTCTACACTTTTTAATGATTTCCAAGCTAAATGTGGAGTTACTGTAAAATTTTCTAATTCCAATAATTTGCAATTATCTTGTGGAGGCTCTGTTGTCATTACATCTGTTGCTGCTGAGGCAATAATATTATTTTTCAAAGCATAGTATAAATCATCTTCATTTATTATAGGACCTCTACCTAAATTTAGAATTATTGCCGACTTCTTCATTTTTTTCATTCTATCTAAATTTATTAAATTTCTTGTCAAATCAGTTAAAGGAGCGTGAATAGAAAATATATCACATTTTTCTAATACTTCATCTAAGGAAAATCTATTTTCTAAATCATCTTTATACTCTCTACCTGGAATTTTAGCTATCATAACTTCCATACCAAAACTTTTAGCATATTGTTCCACTCTTTTTCCTATATTCCCATGTCCTAAAATTCCTAAGATCTTTCCTTCTGTATCTACATGATAGTATTTATCCATTCTGTTAGAAATTTCAAGCCATTTATTTTTCTTAACTTCTTGTGTCAACTTTTCTGCCTTAGTTAATTCATTTAATAAAAGTGTCATTGTAAGTTGAGATACTGAATTAGTAGAATAATTTTCTACATTAGCAACTTTTACTCCATGTTCTTTGGCTGCAATTAAATCAATATGATTATAGCCAGTTCCAGTTAGTAAAACCAATTTTAAATAAGGTGCTTTTTCAAATTCTTTTTTTCCTAATCTAATTCTATTTAAAATTACTACATCATAATCTTTTAAATAAGCTCCTATATCATCATTATTTGTAAGATTAAGTTCTGTATATTCTCCATATTTAGAAAATATATCTTTTATTTCATAAGGTCCTACCGCATTTCTGTCTAAAAATAATATTTTTACTTTATTTTTTCCCATAGTTTTCTCCTTTCTTTAAAACTAAAACATTCATATCAAATTTTCTATTTAGTTTTTCATAATCTTCAATTTCTAATATAGTAATTTTTTCATTCTCGTAAGATAAATTCTCTCCAACTATAATAGTTAAATTTCTAACTCCATTATTATATAAATTCTTTGTAATTTCATAAGGATTTTGAATATCATCTGTAAGTAACACTAAACCTGCAATATCTTCCTCATTTATATTTTTAATATAGTCAAATTCTCTGCCATGTACACTTGCCAATCTAAAATTTTGCCAATTCTCACCTAATTTAGAAAATAAATACTGATAAGATGAAATATTAGGAATGATATTTAAAATATCCTTAGATAAATTTTTTGATAAATAAGGAACTAAACTATAATAACCTGTATCCCCTGAAACTATAATTGTTATTTTTCTTTCTTTATTCTCTTTTAAATAACTAATAAGTTCAGTTAATTTCCTTAAAATATATATTTCTTGCTTCTCTGAAATAATAGCTTTTAAATCTGAAAGTTGTCTTGTACTTCCAACTACAATTTCTGCTTCCTTTATACATTCAATTCCAACAGTAGACAAATATTCTATATTTCCAGGTCCTAAACCTACTACATTTATTTTATTTAATTGCACCACATTCACCAACCATTCTTTGATAATTATCACTTTCTCCTATAGTTTCTCCTTTAAATGAGAATATTGCAGCAGATACTTCTATATCTGCTCTTGCATATTCTTGCATTTTAAAGGCTACTCTATTTGCAATTAAATGATAAATTTCTTTATTTTCAATATAATCACAAGCTTCTTCAATAGTATTAGAAGATAAAATTTTTCTAATTATTTCAGGCTTTTCACCAACAAGGAAAGCACAAGCTGACATAGTTTCCATTCTACCATCTGCAACTCTACTATGAGTATTAAAAATTCCTCCTGCAACCTTTATTGCCTTTGCTATATGCCCTAACATTATAATTTTTTTAAATCCTAATTTTACGGCTGACTCTATCATAAAACCTACAAAGTTACTAATAATTATTAACTGTTCTGTATCTAAGCCTATCTTTTGACAATGTCTTTCTCCATAGTTACCAAAAGCAAAAATAACCCAATCTCTATTTTTATCTTCTTTCATAACTTTAAGTTCTGCAAACATTGATTTTTTCAATGCTTCTTCACTCATAGCCTTAACTATTCCAGTTGTACCCAAAACTGATATTCCACCTATAACCCCCATTTTAGGATTATATGTTTTTAAAGCTTTTTCCCTACCTTCTGGAATATATATTGTTATTATAGCTTTTTCATCACTGCCATCTAAAATTTCATTTACAACAGAGGTTATCATTTTTTGAGGTCCTGGATTTATTGCTGATTTTCCTACTGCTATTTGTAAACCTTTTTTTGTTACAAGTCCAACTCCTCTACCACCAACAATTACACAATTATCATAATATGCTCCTCTATCTATTTGTGGAAGTTCTTTTACTAATTGAACTTTTGCACAGATACTTATTCCATTAGTAACATCAGGGTCATCACCTGCATATTTTTGTATAGCACAACTTGCAAAATTATTTCTAACTCTTAACTTCTGAACAGTTATTTTTAAGTTTGTGTAATTCAATGTTGTTATATCAACTTCAGTAGCTTTTTTACCATAGACAAGTGCTTCCAAAGCAACTTTCACTGCTGCTGTTGCACAAGTTCCTGTTGTATAACCATTTTTTAATTCTTTTTCTTCCATAAAATTCTCTCTCTATTATTTTTTTTCATATTTACTCTAAATGAGGTTTATGCATGGAAACCTTCTCTTTTATAACTTTGGTAGATAATTCCATGAAGTATAGCAACACCTATTGTACTTCCACCTTTTCTCCCATTTATTGTGATATAAGGTAAATCTAATTTTTTAAATTCTTCTTTTGATTCTGCTGCTCCAACAAAACCAACAGGAACTCCTATAACTAAAGCCGGTTTTTCTATTTCACCTTTTTCTATCATTTCTTTTAATTGATATAGTGCAGTAGGTGCATTTCCTAAAATAAATATTTTTGTTTCAGGGTCTTTTCCTGCTTTTCTCATTCCAACTATTGAACGAGTAAGTCCTTCTTTTTTAGCTTCTTCTATTACTTCTTTATCTGAAACTAAACAATAAGCTGAACAATCATATTTTGATAATGCAGGTTTACTAAGTCCATTCACTATCATATTTGTATCACAATAAATTTTACAACCTTTTTCTAAGGCTTTTAATCCACTTTCTATTGCATTATTTTGAAATTCTATTAAATCAGCATATTCAAAATCTGCTGAAGTATGGACTATTCTTTTAACTATAAGTAACTCACTTTCAGAGAATTTTTTCACCTTATCTCCTAATTCTTCTTCAATAATCTCAAAACTTCTTTTCTCTATATCTCCCGGTACTTTTATATAACTCATTATTATCACCTCTAATTTCTTTATTATTTTTTTATATATTTTCTTGCTTTATACTCTCCAACAGCCTCTAAAATATTTTCTTTAACCAATTTATTTAAAAATCTTTTTGCTGTTGCCTCTGAGATATTCAACAAGTTTTGTGCTTCTTTATTGTTAATAGAATTATTTTGACTTAAATATTTGATAACTAATTTTATTCTCTCTCTATTTTTATCGGTCATTTTATCGGTCGTTTTTTTTATTTTCAACTAATTCTATTAAAGTTTCATTGATAATTCTTAACATAAATAAAATAAATTCTGTAGATTCTCCACTTTAAAATACCTCTTCTACAAATTTATAACTTTCAAAAAAATGTATATGTGGATAACCTGCATACATATTCTTTTCATTGAATATACATTCCCAACTTCTTCCATCTTTTTTTATAGCTTTAAATTTTCTTGTATCCTCTAATACTGCTTTTAATTTTGAATAATGAAATTCATGCCCTCTTGCAACTTCAATATCATCTTTATTATTTATTGATATATATCCAAATCTTGAAATATCCAATCTATTAGTCATATTTACTACACAAGGAACTAAACCACACATTTGATATACTTTCCCATCTATTTGCTCTATGCCATTACTTAAATACATAAAGCCTCCACACTCAGCTAAAATATTTTTTCCTTGTTCATAATTTTCCTTAATTGAGTTAAGCATTTCTTTATTACTAGATAATTCTTCTGCAAAATTTTCTGGGTAACCTCCTCCTAAATAAATAACATCACATTCAGGAACTTTATTATCTTTTATTGGTGAAAAATATCTGATTTTAAATCCCATATATTCTAAAAATTCTATATTGTCATTATAATAAAATGAAAATGCACTATCTTGTGCTATTGCAATAATCTTTCCAGCATATCTATCTTTTAAATATGATATATATAGTGGAGGCTCTATTTCATCTTTATTTTCATTAAAAACACGAGTTTGCTCAGTTGCAATTTTTTCTATCTCTTTTAAATCTATATTTTCTAATACAAGGTTCCTTAAAATACTTAATTTTTCTCTTAAATCTTCCACTTCATTTGCTTGTAAAAGCCCTAAATGTTGGCTTGAAATATTTAGCTTATCATTTTTTTCAATGAAACCTAAACACTTAACACCAGTATAATTTTCAATAGCTTCTTTAAATATAGCATAAGTCTTTGCACTTGATACTTTATTAATAATTACTCCTGCTATATTTACCCTTGGGTCTAACATTTTATACCCTAAAACTTGTGCAGCTATACTTGTACTTTTTCCAACACCATCTAAAACTAAAATTACTGGAACCCCTAAAAATCTTGCAATATGTGCTGAACTATTATTATCCAAAGAATTATCCATTCCATCATATAGTCCCATAACTCCTTCAATTATTGAAATATCTTTATGGTGCTTATAGAAACTATATTTAACTCCTTGTTCTCCCATCATAAATATATCTAAATTATAACTTTTATTACCTGTTATAAATTCATGAAAACCTGGATCTATATAATCAGGTCCAACCTTAAATGGTGAAACATTGTTAAAGGCAGACATCAAAGCCATAGATATGGTTGTTTTTCCTATTCCACTACTTACACCAGCAAGCATAAATGCTTTCATTTTTATTTCCTCCCTTTATCCTCTATATTCAATAAATTCAGCTAATGTTTCTAACATTTTTAAATTTGAATTTCTATCTTTAATTGCGAGTCTGACAAATCTATTATCTAAAAACTTAAAGTTTGAGGCATCTCTTATCAATATATTTTTTTCTATCATCTTATCTCTTAAATTTTCTGAACTAATATTAGATAACTTTATTAAAATAAAATTACATTCTGTCTTATATACTTTTAAATATTTAAATTCACTTAATTTTTTATATATAAAGTCTTTTTCTTCTAAAATCCATCTTTCAGTTTTTTCAATATATTCTTTATCATTAAGCATTGTAAGACCTGCAAGATTAGCAAAAGTATTTACTGTCCAAGGTTCTTTTTCTTCCCACATCTTTTTTAAAATATCCTCATCAAAACCTATTCCATAACCTAATCTAAGCCCTGGTATTGCAAAAAATTTTGTAAAGGCTCTCATTATAAAGATGTTTTTATTTTTTAATAAAGATACTGTTTTTTCTTTCCAATTTTCTATAAATTCTATAAAGGCTTCATCAACAAAAATTTTTGTATTTTTATTTTCAAAAATTTTTATTATTTCTTCTATATCTTCCAATTTAATAAATTGTCCAGTAGGATTATTAGGATTACAGAATAACAATAAATCATAGCCATTATTTTCTATTTCTTTTTTTAAATTTTTAATATTAGGGTAAAAATTCTCACTTTCTTTAAGTTCAAAATACTCTATTTTAGCAGAAGCAGACCTCAAAGCTCTTTCATATTCTGCAAAACAAGGTGCTAACAATAAAACTTTTTTAGGTTTTAATGCTTTCATATAAAGAAATAAAATTTCTGTTGCTCCATTCCCAACAATAATATTATCAATACTTGCTGAATTAAATTCTGCTATTTTTTCTCTTAATTCAATATAGTAAGGGTCTGGATAATTTACTAACTTATCAAAACTTTCTTTTGCTATATCTATAAATTTCTGTGGTACTCCCAAAGGATTAATATTAGAACTATAATCTAAAATATTATCTCTCCTCTCTCTTTGAAATTTATAAATATTTCCTCCATGTAAATCTTTATTCATTTTTTCTCCATAATTTTAATTAAAATAAAGGTCAAAGTTGCTAAAAATGATACAACATATAAAATATTTACTGCTTTTTTAATATCTTCGTAGTCAAATTCTTTTAATTTATCTCCAATTTTTTGTTTTTCATAATCTTTACCAAAATAACTTATCTTCCCTCCAAACTGTATCCCCAATGCACCTGCATAAGCAGATTCACTTTGTCCAGAGTTAGGACTTGAATGTTTATTTCTATCTCTAAAAAATATTTTTAAAGAATTTTTAAAATTATATCCTAACAATAGGCTTGAAAGAGGTACAAATATCAAGCCCGTAAGCCTAGCAGGGATATAGTTTGCAACATCATCAACTTTTGCAGAAACTTTTCCAAAATCTATATATTTTTCATTTTTATAACCTACCATAGAATCTAAGGTATTTATTGCCTTATATGTCATAGCAAAAGGTAAGGCAAGAGATACTACTTTTCCAAATATTTCAATAGAGAAAAAAGTTCCAACAAAAGCAAAAAATGCTGGGGATACAAAACCATCTACTGTATTTTCTGCTATTGTTTCAACTACACTCATAATAATTTTATCAAGTGATAAAGTATTTGTATCTCTGCTCACAAGATATGAAAGCTCTTTTTTAGCCCTTTCAATATCTCCTGATTTCAAAATTTTATAAACTTTTTTTCCTTCATCTGCCAAATTTTTAGTTGCCAATGTTGTATAAAGAAAAAATATTTCTACTATATAACCAGTTCTTGCTAGAAGCAAAGAAACAATAAAAGTTGTACTCAAAGTTAAGATATTTAAAATAGCTCCTGAAAATATTTTATTTTTAGCTTTATATAAAAATTTTTCTAAAAAACTTATTAATTTTCCTATTATAATTACTGGGTGGTATAGCCATCTTGGGTCACCTAATATTAAATCTATAATATATGCTAATCCAAATTTTACTGCAAAATAATTAAACATTTTTTATTCCTCATTTTCTGAACCTCTGACAAAAGAATTTGAGTATCAAGAGTGTTCTTATGCTATTTTTAAAATTTATTTTAATAATTCTAAAATTTCTTCTTTACTTAATGGCTCAACCATAATATATGAGGCATCTATAAATTTATATTTATTTATTGGTAATTTTTTTATAAAATCTTCATAATTCATATTTCCAGCAACTTGATAACTATTTGGGTCATTTTCATCTCCATTAATAACAACAAAACCAATATTCCAAAAAGAAATTTCATCATTTTTAACTATATTAGAATTTTCAAATTCAACACTAGGTTTATATGGAAGTATTGTTCTAAGATTTTCTGTAAGGGTATAAGCTCCCATAATTCTGTGATCTTCATTATTTTTATAAAATTGTTGATGTGCTGAATAAGCATCTAAATATTGTATTTCTTTTACTATATTTGAAAAAGTATCAATAGGATTAGCTGAACTATATATCTTTTCTATCATTCCACTATCAAAAGTAACAACTCTATTTATTCCAAAAATTATATACTTATCAACTTCATCATTTATTTTTAATGAAATTGAATTTATCCCAAAAAGTATATCATTTTCATAGTTAAATTTATCAATATTATCAATTGTATATACTTCTCCTCTTTCATTTATAATTTCTGAACCAAACTTTTTAGCCAATGCTTTTATATAATCCAAAGCCAAAAGCCAATCTTCTTTTGAAGATGGTGTAAATACTCTTACAGCATAATTTTTATCTTTATTATCATAAGATAATTCAAAACCTCTTGCACTTACTTTATCTTCACCAATTAAAAGGCATTCATAATTAGAAACAGGAGATAATAACAAATCATTAATGTCAATATTGCTAGTATTATAGGTGTTAAGCTCCTTATCCAATATAGTTAATGCACTTTCAACATTTAGAACTGCTTCATAACCTAAAAATTTCTTTTTGTTCTTTATATAAAAACTTATACTCATCTTTTCCTCCATATAATTTTAATTTATTTTAAACCTATTATTTTATATATTTCATCTATATCAATATTTTCTCTAACTAATTTCTCTAACTTATCAAATTCTCTCATTTTATATTCCTCATAAGAAATATTATTATTGACTTCTTCTAAACCTTTTCTTTTTCTAATTTCATTTAAAAAGTAATCAGTAAATTCTTTATTATCAAAAATTCCATGTAAATAAGTTGCAATAATATTATTTCTATTTACAAAAACTATTCTATCATCAGTAGTTAAATTTTCTTCATTGCCTTGTGTAATACCTTGATGAATTTCATAACCTTTAATTTCAATTTTATTTAATTCTTTAAGAAAACCTTTATTCACTTTTAAATTTCCTTTATACTGAACAAGAGTTTTTTTATTTTCCATAATAGTTTCTAAGTCTAAAAGTCCTAAAGCATTTAACTCTTCTATATCTCCCTCAATATGATAAGGGTCTTTTACTTTATTTCCAAGAATTTGAAAACCTCCACAGATACCAAAAATAATAGTTTCTGTTCTAGCTCTTTTTATAATTTCTTCGGCTATCCCACTTTCTTTAAGCCATTTTAAATCATCTATGGTATTTTTAGATCCTGGAATTATTATTAAATCTTCATTTCCTATCTGGCTTCTTTCAGTTACAAACTGTATTTCAACATCATCATAAATTGATAGGGCATCAATATCTGTCACATTAGAAATATGTTTTAATTTTATCACTGAAATTTTTATTTTATTTGAATTTTTATTTAATTTAAAACTTTTATATTTTTCAGTTAAACTATCCTCATCTTCAATATCTATATCTGCATAAGGAATAACTCCCAAAGTTTTAACTCCTGTCAGATTTTCTATTATCTCAAAACCTGCTTTTAAAACTTCTTTATTACCTCTAAATTTATTTATAATTATGCCTTTAATTCTTTTTCTATCTTCTTCTTTTAAAAGCATAATTGTCCCATAGATTGAAGCAAAAACTCCACCTCTATCTATATCTGCAACTAAAATAACAGGTGCATCTGCAATTCTTGCCATAGCAAAATTTGATATATCTTCCTCTTTTATATTTATTTCTGCTGGACTTCCTGCTCCCTCAATTACAACAATATCATTTTTTTCTTCTATTTTAGAGTAAGTTTCTTTTAAAATAGGAATTAAATTTTTTTTATATTGATTATATTCAACACCAGACATATTACCAATAGATTTCCCACAAACTATTATTTGAATTTTATTCATAGTTGAGGGTTTTAACAGAATTGGGTTCATATTTACATCAGGCTCTAAACCACTTGCTTCTGCCTGAACAACTTGTGCTCTTCCCATCTCTTTCCCATCTTTTGTTATATATGAATTAAGTGCCATATTTTGTGACTTAAAAGGAGAAACCTTATATTTATCTTTATAAAAAATTCTACACAGTGCTGTGACAAATAAACTTTTCCCAGCTCCTGATGAAGTACCAACAATCATTAAATTAGCTTTTTTCATTTTTCACCTCAATAGTGTAACTGTATAAATTTTTTAATTTACTTTTCAAAATTAATATTTAATATATTTACTCAATATTTTTTATTATACTGTATATAAGATTTAATTTCAAACTTCACTTTTTAATTATTTTAACCTTGTCATCAATAAAATTTCTATTGGATTGTTGTATTTTATTATTTACAACAATTCCTAGTTTTTTATTATTTTTTATTATCAATTTTTTAATTTAATGCTATAATGTTCTTAATAAAATAAATGGGAGATATGAAGTGGAAAAAATATATTCAGTATCAGAATTCAACAGAATGGTAAAAAGCTATATAGATGATATTGATGATTTTCAAGAATTTTTTATTGAAGGGGAGATTTCAAATATAACTTATTATAAAAGTGGACATTTATATTTTTCAATAAAAGATAATAAATCACAAATAAAATGTGCAGCTTTTAATTATAAATTAAAAAGAATTCCAGAAGATTTAAAAGAAGGAGATTTAATAAAGCTATTTGGTGATGTAGGTTTCTATGAAGCTAGAGGAGAATTTCAAGTTTTAGTTAGATATATAGAAAAACGAAGTACTTTAGGCAACCTTTATGCAAAGCTTGAAAAAGTTAAAGAAAAATTAGCAGGGCTTGGATATTTTGATGAAGAACATAAAAAAGATTTACCAAGATTTCCTAAAAATATTGGAGTTGTAACAGCTTTAACAGGAGCAGCACTTCAAGATATTATAAAAACGACTAGAAAAAGATTTAATTCAATAAATATTTATATTTATCCTGCAAAAGTTCAAGGTGTTGGTGCAGAACAGGAAATTATAAAAGGAATTGAAACATTAAATAAAATTGAAGAAATAGATTTTATTATTGCAGGTAGAGGTGGAGGAAGCATAGAAGATTTATGGGCATTTAATGAAGAAGATGTTGC
It includes:
- the cbiT gene encoding precorrin-6Y C5,15-methyltransferase (decarboxylating) subunit CbiT; its protein translation is MHIYDKEFTQTELPMTKQEIRAISIAKLMLKPNSILIDVGAGTGTIGIEAATYMSQGKVYAIEKEEKGLDTIKLNAEKFNLTNFELIHGKAPEAIPNIAYDRMFIGGSTGGIEEIINHFLTYAKDEAILVINCITLETQSKSLEILREKGFKDIEIVTVTVGRAKRVGPYTMMFGENPICIIKVIKRNK
- a CDS encoding NAD(P)-dependent oxidoreductase; translation: MGKNKVKILFLDRNAVGPYEIKDIFSKYGEYTELNLTNNDDIGAYLKDYDVVILNRIRLGKKEFEKAPYLKLVLLTGTGYNHIDLIAAKEHGVKVANVENYSTNSVSQLTMTLLLNELTKAEKLTQEVKKNKWLEISNRMDKYYHVDTEGKILGILGHGNIGKRVEQYAKSFGMEVMIAKIPGREYKDDLENRFSLDEVLEKCDIFSIHAPLTDLTRNLINLDRMKKMKKSAIILNLGRGPIINEDDLYYALKNNIIASAATDVMTTEPPQDNCKLLELENFTVTPHLAWKSLKSVERLFAAIENNLNLFLENKLVGLESK
- the cbiE gene encoding precorrin-6y C5,15-methyltransferase (decarboxylating) subunit CbiE; this encodes MIIIKEWLVNVVQLNKINVVGLGPGNIEYLSTVGIECIKEAEIVVGSTRQLSDLKAIISEKQEIYILRKLTELISYLKENKERKITIIVSGDTGYYSLVPYLSKNLSKDILNIIPNISSYQYLFSKLGENWQNFRLASVHGREFDYIKNINEEDIAGLVLLTDDIQNPYEITKNLYNNGVRNLTIIVGENLSYENEKITILEIEDYEKLNRKFDMNVLVLKKGENYGKK
- the cbiD gene encoding cobalt-precorrin-5B (C(1))-methyltransferase CbiD translates to MEEKELKNGYTTGTCATAAVKVALEALVYGKKATEVDITTLNYTNLKITVQKLRVRNNFASCAIQKYAGDDPDVTNGISICAKVQLVKELPQIDRGAYYDNCVIVGGRGVGLVTKKGLQIAVGKSAINPGPQKMITSVVNEILDGSDEKAIITIYIPEGREKALKTYNPKMGVIGGISVLGTTGIVKAMSEEALKKSMFAELKVMKEDKNRDWVIFAFGNYGERHCQKIGLDTEQLIIISNFVGFMIESAVKLGFKKIIMLGHIAKAIKVAGGIFNTHSRVADGRMETMSACAFLVGEKPEIIRKILSSNTIEEACDYIENKEIYHLIANRVAFKMQEYARADIEVSAAIFSFKGETIGESDNYQRMVGECGAIK
- a CDS encoding precorrin-8X methylmutase: MSYIKVPGDIEKRSFEIIEEELGDKVKKFSESELLIVKRIVHTSADFEYADLIEFQNNAIESGLKALEKGCKIYCDTNMIVNGLSKPALSKYDCSAYCLVSDKEVIEEAKKEGLTRSIVGMRKAGKDPETKIFILGNAPTALYQLKEMIEKGEIEKPALVIGVPVGFVGAAESKEEFKKLDLPYITINGRKGGSTIGVAILHGIIYQSYKREGFHA
- a CDS encoding cobyrinate a,c-diamide synthase, producing MKAFMLAGVSSGIGKTTISMALMSAFNNVSPFKVGPDYIDPGFHEFITGNKSYNLDIFMMGEQGVKYSFYKHHKDISIIEGVMGLYDGMDNSLDNNSSAHIARFLGVPVILVLDGVGKSTSIAAQVLGYKMLDPRVNIAGVIINKVSSAKTYAIFKEAIENYTGVKCLGFIEKNDKLNISSQHLGLLQANEVEDLREKLSILRNLVLENIDLKEIEKIATEQTRVFNENKDEIEPPLYISYLKDRYAGKIIAIAQDSAFSFYYNDNIEFLEYMGFKIRYFSPIKDNKVPECDVIYLGGGYPENFAEELSSNKEMLNSIKENYEQGKNILAECGGFMYLSNGIEQIDGKVYQMCGLVPCVVNMTNRLDISRFGYISINNKDDIEVARGHEFHYSKLKAVLEDTRKFKAIKKDGRSWECIFNEKNMYAGYPHIHFFESYKFVEEVF
- a CDS encoding pyridoxal phosphate-dependent aminotransferase, encoding MNKDLHGGNIYKFQRERRDNILDYSSNINPLGVPQKFIDIAKESFDKLVNYPDPYYIELREKIAEFNSASIDNIIVGNGATEILFLYMKALKPKKVLLLAPCFAEYERALRSASAKIEYFELKESENFYPNIKNLKKEIENNGYDLLLFCNPNNPTGQFIKLEDIEEIIKIFENKNTKIFVDEAFIEFIENWKEKTVSLLKNKNIFIMRAFTKFFAIPGLRLGYGIGFDEDILKKMWEEKEPWTVNTFANLAGLTMLNDKEYIEKTERWILEEKDFIYKKLSEFKYLKVYKTECNFILIKLSNISSENLRDKMIEKNILIRDASNFKFLDNRFVRLAIKDRNSNLKMLETLAEFIEYRG
- the cbiB gene encoding adenosylcobinamide-phosphate synthase CbiB, which translates into the protein MFNYFAVKFGLAYIIDLILGDPRWLYHPVIIIGKLISFLEKFLYKAKNKIFSGAILNILTLSTTFIVSLLLARTGYIVEIFFLYTTLATKNLADEGKKVYKILKSGDIERAKKELSYLVSRDTNTLSLDKIIMSVVETIAENTVDGFVSPAFFAFVGTFFSIEIFGKVVSLALPFAMTYKAINTLDSMVGYKNEKYIDFGKVSAKVDDVANYIPARLTGLIFVPLSSLLLGYNFKNSLKIFFRDRNKHSSPNSGQSESAYAGALGIQFGGKISYFGKDYEKQKIGDKLKEFDYEDIKKAVNILYVVSFLATLTFILIKIMEKK
- a CDS encoding DUF4299 domain-containing protein; this encodes MSISFYIKNKKKFLGYEAVLNVESALTILDKELNTYNTSNIDINDLLLSPVSNYECLLIGEDKVSARGFELSYDNKDKNYAVRVFTPSSKEDWLLALDYIKALAKKFGSEIINERGEVYTIDNIDKFNYENDILFGINSISLKINDEVDKYIIFGINRVVTFDSGMIEKIYSSANPIDTFSNIVKEIQYLDAYSAHQQFYKNNEDHRIMGAYTLTENLRTILPYKPSVEFENSNIVKNDEISFWNIGFVVINGDENDPNSYQVAGNMNYEDFIKKLPINKYKFIDASYIMVEPLSKEEILELLK
- a CDS encoding cobyric acid synthase: MKKANLMIVGTSSGAGKSLFVTALCRIFYKDKYKVSPFKSQNMALNSYITKDGKEMGRAQVVQAEASGLEPDVNMNPILLKPSTMNKIQIIVCGKSIGNMSGVEYNQYKKNLIPILKETYSKIEEKNDIVVIEGAGSPAEINIKEEDISNFAMARIADAPVILVADIDRGGVFASIYGTIMLLKEEDRKRIKGIIINKFRGNKEVLKAGFEIIENLTGVKTLGVIPYADIDIEDEDSLTEKYKSFKLNKNSNKIKISVIKLKHISNVTDIDALSIYDDVEIQFVTERSQIGNEDLIIIPGSKNTIDDLKWLKESGIAEEIIKRARTETIIFGICGGFQILGNKVKDPYHIEGDIEELNALGLLDLETIMENKKTLVQYKGNLKVNKGFLKELNKIEIKGYEIHQGITQGNEENLTTDDRIVFVNRNNIIATYLHGIFDNKEFTDYFLNEIRKRKGLEEVNNNISYEEYKMREFDKLEKLVRENIDIDEIYKIIGLK